AAGGCCCAGTATCAACCAATCAACTTGTTATAAACATCCAACAACAATGTTTAATAGATCGTCACAGTGATTTTATAATCTTGGTTCTCACTTGTGTAACACACTTTTCTTTGGTGGTTTTGTTTTCTTCTGGAAGTGGTTCTGTACCAAAAGCATGAACCATGAAAACAAGATATCATTAATTTAGCGTGTAGAACCAAGTAAACCAATAATCAGTCTCACCTTTTGCTTTTCCAAGGCTTCATGATCAGTCCTCTCTCTCCATGTGCTCTTTCGAAGTTTGATTGGTCGATTGCCTACATATTTACCTGCAGTAAGAAATTTTATGCATCATCAAAACTTTTATACACGCGAGTACGCGACCAGCACTAGACAAAAATGCAAACAGGGCAGAGTTCAGAGTCGAGGTCAAAGCATAAGTAATTActcttaattaattaactaagcCACACGTCGTATTCCATAACAAGCGACAAGTAAGCACCAAGTTCCGACCTCAAAAGAGTAGTGAAATGGGGGAGGCCACACTCTTGTGTGATTGCCCATAAGTAAATACAATATGCGACAAAAATAAATTAGGCTCACAAATTGTGGTCCATAGGACAAGAAAAGCAATGCCACAAATCAAAAGGCCAGAAAACAGATACACGGGCATACCATTGATTTCCTTCAGTGCCGCCACGACGTCTGCTGGATTGGAGAAACTAACAAATCCATAACCCTTGGTCTTGCCAGTTCTCTTGTCCCTAACAACCTGTTTCATTAGTAGCCCACATTGATTTTGAGTAATTTACTATAAATGTATGCCAAGTGAAAGGGGCATTATATCATGGGGAGATGCCTAATACGCACAACTAGAAAACTCCCAAAAAGGAATAAATACAGAATAATGTGTAAAGCTGAACGTAAAATATCTCTAGTAAAAATTTTGGGTAGCACTGCACATCTGAATGTTCCTGTCAGGTTTGTTTGTTATGACCTTAGATTAGTCAACATGGATTGATTACTGATAAGCTTTGCAATTTTAAAAATTGCAACATCAAGAATATTTCACTTGCTAAAGTTAGCCTACCTTTTACTATCAAACATCAGGATTCAGGAACCTACAAATCTCATTACTGAACTGCAGTCAGGTTGTGCAGTCAATTGTTATAGCGTTTTATTGCAGCAGCAAACATGTTAATTTGACCGTCAATCAATCTGCTCTTGAAGATTGAAAGCATCATGACAAGCACACCATAGTATAAACCAAAGAGAATTCTACCTCACTGACACGAGTCAAAGGAGGGCTCTGCTCTTTAACTTAACGTCTGAAGACAGCATGCAATACTCATGTACCGATTGTTACATGAGTAAGAGAAGTAAATTAGATTATGAACAAACAAGAAACAACTTATGACTGTAGAAAAACTTACTCTGGCCATATTAAAGGAAGGAAATCTTGTAAATACTTTCGATAAAACATCATCATTCACCTCATTTCCAAGATCACCACAAAATAGACGATAATCATCTGTAAGTTAGAAAATATCTAAGAGTTGAGTTGATTCCTGCAATTTTCAGTACGGAAAGACGAAAGGACAAGAGTAGATATGAAAAGACAAATACACTGAAAACAATTACATGTGATAAAATGGAAACGAATTCCTAATAGGTACGCAATACGAGCCAAGATGACATGCAGATGCAAATCAAGTAAGAGTTTGGAGTTTTTCTGATCTCGGTTTCGAACTACCAAGCAAGCCGATCTTAAGCAAACGAGACACGGTTCAAATGATTGGAACCTTCCATTGTTTTTATCATTTTGGAAACATTTACATATGATCTTGAGGCAAATTGATGAGTAAATAAATTTGGCCACTGGACCTTAAAAAATGCATAACTTCTTTTCCAGAATGCAGACAAGTTGTGGGGATTTATGCATAGATTGAAATCCTGAATACCTGTTTAATCCCAAAATTTCTTAAAGGAAAAAACAAAAACTAACAGCAAAGACTAACGAGGAGGGAAATGGAGAGGAGTAAACAATAACTCAAAGTCTTGACCATGTCCGCAAAATCAGAACAGTATACCATAAAAACAGAGAGAATTCTTACTTTCAGGCCACTCTGCAAGAGTTGGATCCTCCCAAGCCTGCCCAGCAGCTTTCCGGGGGATTGCTTTTTTCTTAGTCTCTGTTTTGTGCTCGATCTCACTGCTAGCAAGTGCAGCCTTCACACTCTCAAGTGCTTCCGGCGTTATTGTCTGTGCATCTCTCTGAAACAACTGTTGTGCCTGAAACAAGCACACGAGCTTTCAGGGAAAAAATGCCTAtaaaaatcaatgcaaataaaCAGAAAATTCGACACATAGTGAGCAATGTCTATAATGTAGCTTCAAAACATGTATCAGAATGGTAATCAAACATATATGATGAGTTCTCCCGTCAAAGATGAAGTCATTGTCAGGGCTCTCTCACCAATACAATATAATTATACAGGAATACAAAAGTCCCTTATTTTGTCGAGTTGAAGAAATTCACGACTCCAAAAAAGTTAAGACCACAATATTTGAGATGACTCCTTATGCTGTCAATACCTTCCATGGTGTTATTTACGTACAAACAAGATGTTAATTCTAAACAAATCCTTGTTCAAGCAAATCTATCCGAAGCATTTAGAGCATGCTAAATGCAGGAATTAAGAAACAGCCCACATACTCTGGAAAAAGGGTAAGTCCACAATATCTAAGATTACTCTTTATGCCGTAATGATGTTATATGCATCAACACAAGTTCAAATATGTTAACTTTAAATAAATCCCTGTTCAAGCACATGCATCCAAAGCATTTAGGGCATGCTAAAAAAATTCAGGAATAAAAAAACTCACATACTATTCAATTATATGAACAATCCTGAAACTCCCATTGACAAATTTAAAAAGAAGCAACAAAATGTAAATTCAAGATTATTTAGAATGGAaggaaagaaaataaattgCCTGTTGATATTGTGGCAAAGAGTAGACCGATGGAGGAGCGGGATACACGGGGAGCTGAACCGACGGAATAGGTGGCGGAGCTGCAGCTCCAATATACGAAACGGAAGGCGTTTGTTGGAGATGAAAGGGTGTGGGAAAGTAGGAAGCGGTGGAGGCTGTGTACGTGTATTGGGAGGTTGATGAAGGTTCAGCTCCAGTGGTCGGAGGCATCGAAGCCATGGCAAATTCGCAATCCCTAATCGAAGAACCCGACGACGCAGCTTTGAATTGACTCGAGGAAGGACCGGTTTTGGAGTGATGGAGAATTTGAGAGCCGACAGAGTCGGAATATAAAAACTGGAGGCTAGACAAAAAAATTTGACGAGATTTTGTCTTGCAAGTTAATAATTTTAtcttaaaaaattattagtttttatgttaaaattattattttctatCGTAGACATAGATGACGCATCTCACGATATAAACCCATCAAATACAAGAGATATTTTTCACTTGTGTCATAATTATTCTGACATTTATACAAACATACTTATTTCGAGCCATGCTATTTTGTACATAAAGTAAAATATATGTAACAACAAATAACATTGATAGCTTAATATAAACATCTTAGACAAAGATTTATGCCTCGTGTTTATTAGCAAACATGTGTCTTTggattttattcaaatttaatGAAAGTTGttgattaaaaattaaaaatttacatTTAATTGACATATATGATAAAAATCcacatataaaaaataatgtggTTGTAACTTTAGGTCCGTACATTTTTCAGTCTGCTGACTTATGAGTGTTAGTTGCTAGAAGCATGGTTCTCATCTGTTATAGTCTGGTGGCGACTTCCCTGATTCTGATCCTGGCTGAAGGTGAAATGGCCAAACAACTCATCGCCAAACCAAGAACAGAAGACACACATCGCTCCCTTGCAGAGAAATACAGGCCTTCTGGTTTAAGCAAATTGGTATCCCAACTTCAAGTATTGTTTTCTTCTATGGTGAGATATTCACCCAATCTTTCAAGCTCGTTTCCTCGTCAAACCATTTCATCTCATTTCTTGATTATAGTGTTCTCCTGTTAGATTATTCTCTCCAATCAAAAGGCAGCGTAAAAATTTTACATTACTAAATTCAGGTATTAGGCCAGAAAATGAGTTGGTGACCGTGACTATGACCAAGATATTAAGGTTAGAAGCATTGCTAATGGAGCTCGGAATTACCCTGCTGAATCTGTTGTCAGACAAATAAATCTCTTCAAGACTGGGAAGCCAAAGTCCCAATGCTGATTGAAGACGGCCTGAAAATTTATTGTCAGAAAGTTCCATCATTTCTAATGGTGAAATATTGAACATGAAGGATGGGATAGATCCAGATATTTCACTGTTAGCAACATTATATACCACAAGATTAAGTTTTGCAAGCTCTGATGGCAATCACCTGTCAAAATAGCTACTCATGGGAAATTATCATCCAGAAATGAAGTTTATTCTGTGGCATACACatgaaatctttaaaagaaaaatcGTATCAATATATATTCTGCTCTCTAAAACACACCTGTAAAATTGTTATTAGCTAGATAAAGATATTGCAGCCCGGTGAGATTTCCAATTTGTTTAGGTATGTGACCTGTGAAGCTGTTTTCGGACAATGAAAATAAAGAGAGGCGTTTACATCCCCATAAGTGGTAAAAAAATTGGCCAGTTAGCTTATTGGAATAGAGCCACATCCATTCCAGGTTTGGAAGATTAAAAGACATGCCAACCGGCAGGCTTCCAGACAAACTGTTGTTGGCTAGATCGAGACTTATCATGGAGGACATGTTGAATCTAAAAGATAGAATTTTCCCTGTTAGAGAGTCTCCCCGCATGCTCAATAACTCTAAACGTGTAAGATGGCCAAGTTCTGATGGAATTTCTCCTGGAGCGTAATCAAAACTCATATACAAGGATTCTTGTAAATGCAGGCCATCATATATTAACATTATTTACAAATATGATTCTGAGATATATTTAAATCAAGTCAAGAAATTATATGACATATTTTTAGTTCAAATAGAAAAAGATGCACACCGCCAGGAAATCGTTTATCCCAAGGTACAGATTTTGGAGCTTTGATAAACTGCCCATTGATCTCGTTATGCTGCCACTGAAATGATTAAAAGACAAGGACAGATCTTGAAGCTCCTCACACTTGTATATGTTGTATGGAATTTCTCCATGAAGCTGATTACTAGAGAGAAAGAGTTGGTTGAGTTTCAACATATTATCGCACTTATCCGGTGGAAGACTACCTGACAGGCTATTGCCAGTGAGATCGATGGATGCAAGTGAAGACATGTTGAAGATACCGTGGGGTATCACACCCGTAATGGCGTTGTACTTGAGATCTAATGATCCCAAAAAAGAAATATTGTTGATTTCTTGTGGGATATTTCCATCTAGAAAATTGTAAGCCATTCCTAATATCCTTAGCCTTGAATTGTTGaataatgatgttgggatgCTGCCAGAGAATTTGTTCCTGCCCAGAAAAATTTCCCCAAGTCTCGGTAAGGTTCCAAACCATGATGGGATTTCTCTGGTAAATGCGTTGGACTCTAAATTGATCACTTCTAATCTGCACAAATTATAGAGGTCAGGTGGAATGAAGTCCGAAATTGTTCTAGCTGAGGTCTAAAGATATGAGAAACGTCAAGTTACCAAAATTCGAAGCAAGGGTTGCATCCAAACTAAAACCTGAAAATTTTAAGGATGTGACTCGTTGATTCCTGGTGTCGGCGCTGCAAGACACACCGATCCAGCTGCAAACGGATGCATCAATGGACCAGTTTTTGGCCAAGACTTGATAAGGGTCCAAAATGATTGAGTTCTTGAAAGCAAAAGGTGAATTCTTGTCCGAGGTTAAGCTAAAATCTACTTCAGCAGAGTAAATTGTGATGTTGTACAGAGAAGGTAATATTGTGGCTGCGACGAAGACGACAAATTTTGTCATGAATTTGTGACGTTGTTCGACTTTGACGATGTTTTTGGGAAGAATATGGAAGTATATCCAGCTAAACAATCAAACAATGGACTTCTTTATGCGAACGTTTGTGTAAAATGGGATCAAAGTGATCTATTCTCCACGGGGAAGACCTGTAGGCAAAATTTCTTAACGAAGGAAATAATGAATACAAGAGCCACAGTTCATTCACACAACTCCAATtggcttttaaaaaaaaaaattcaaagcaaaatTAAACTGAAATGATTCACGAACTGGTCGAAATATGCGAGTTGTTTTTGGCCAAAATCTAttcttt
The Primulina eburnea isolate SZY01 chromosome 5, ASM2296580v1, whole genome shotgun sequence genome window above contains:
- the LOC140832547 gene encoding uncharacterized protein — protein: MASMPPTTGAEPSSTSQYTYTASTASYFPTPFHLQQTPSVSYIGAAAPPPIPSVQLPVYPAPPSVYSLPQYQQAQQLFQRDAQTITPEALESVKAALASSEIEHKTETKKKAIPRKAAGQAWEDPTLAEWPENDYRLFCGDLGNEVNDDVLSKVFTRFPSFNMARVVRDKRTGKTKGYGFVSFSNPADVVAALKEINGKYVGNRPIKLRKSTWRERTDHEALEKQKNHFQKKTKPPKKSVLHK